Proteins found in one Aspergillus chevalieri M1 DNA, chromosome 2, nearly complete sequence genomic segment:
- a CDS encoding uncharacterized protein (COG:S;~EggNog:ENOG410Q0DJ) — translation MAGAKRKLDTAHAPTASEGASQSANNAQNVRVTRRSAASQANRDPRGSDKSHNNSTTTSSTSSNNSSNIPARRSRIVKLNTRGALANNANTNPINARETRTSRGRATALSSSQQSEPIASAPSQVPETPRLKRMKRGSVAEETPRTTRQSARIRALGPNPHASFDEAVEGKPLEASPTKASSIRANVEDKDDTTAAITKSPSPDEVNISEEPKVGDTDDPEDPKTEWNPAEGTADANLNNDGASTNAHRETPTQSLSPPQKERNSPEAEVNTVTESADVFPTASEKKPKFEETDLDRALEQQLQNGTAEKHDSPSPADATEESRVDDESRQITDVEESVVPNGVRSTARPTTVKGRQAARIARGRAKGKGRPKGKGPAARRAAAAAAAGRGRQMESPELRSERSPSPFAAARKLLDRKLELDRAFKKVAAAQRLALHVMAVRTENQLARDKNAHQKVPEFDKLEAVLTAYRQKRQDILRHEYEFRVEQENLLFTSEQDRLERKFRASARHIQEEHFLAAQGDYMAFVEGRRAAEDDEHTETDGSETEQYKRPRAPPIKEFIRGFNSNHVREPAGAAAYERADTGWEQFVQRVRLGEDFDPQMKEMREIHPSGATNQPVFGTLEMLLEATNAVANQPTSEIPAPAQTAPEMPAVALSALADVASSEGPIRTSRPSMLRTILPQPMTDPRPYMLPRPGPHPAPPQPGPARQQTRPLLPAGQQIPSINEQLGLPDPFVPGGGPPQLPPPPGSNFQRPPPPGFLQSSPLYFPPPHHPSGPRPPY, via the exons ATGGCAGGTGCCAAGCGGAAGCTTGACACCGCTCATGCTCCAACTGCTTCCGAAGGGGCTTCACAATCCGCAAACA ATGCTCAAAATGTTCGCGTCACCAGAAGAAGCGCGGCTTCGCAGGCAAATCGCGATCCGCGTGGCAGCGACAAGAGCCATAATAACAGCACTACTACTTCTTCAACCAGTAGTAACAATAGCAGCAACATTCCTGCTCGTCGGTCACGTATCGTCAAGCTAAATACTCGTGGTGCGCTAGCAAATAATGCTAATACTAATCCAATCAATGCACGCGAGACTCGTACTTCTCGAGGACGAGCCACAGCTCTCTCATCTTCGCAGCAGTCGGAACCAATTGCTTCTGCTCCTTCCCAAGTCCCTGAAACGCCCCGGTTAAAGCGCATGAAGCGCGGCTCGGTGGCTGAGGAAACCCCTCGAACTACGAGGCAGTCCGCCAGAATCAGGGCCCTGGGGCCCAACCCACATGCCTCTTTTGATGAGGCTGTGGAAGGAAAGCCTTTGGAGGCCAGTCCAACGAAGGCTTCGAGTATCAGGGCCAATGTTGAAGATAAAGACGATACTACTGCAGCTATCACAAAATCCCCGTCCCCTGACGAGGTAAACATCTCCGAAGAACCAAAGGTTGGAGATACAGATGATCCGGAGGACCCCAAAACCGAATGGAATCCCGCCGAAGGAACAGCCGACGCCAATCTAAACAACGATGGCGCATCGACTAATGCGCACCGAGAGACACCAACGCAATCGCTCAGCCCACCTCAAAAGGAGCGCAATTCCCCAGAAGCAGAAGTCAATACTGTAACTGAATCAGCAGATGTATTTCCAACAGCTTCAGAGAAGAAGCCTAAGTTTGAAGAAACTGATCTAGACCGCGCATTGGAACAGCAACTACAAAATGGTACAGCAGAGAAACATGATTCACCATCTCCCGCGGACGCCACGGAAGAATCTAGAGTGGACGACGAATCGCGTCAAATTACCGATGTTGAAGAATCTGTCGTTCCAAATGGAGTTAGATCCACTGCCAGACCAACAACCGTCAAAGGGCGCCAAGCAGCGCGCATTGCTAGGGGCCGGGCGAAGGGTAAAGGTCGTCCAAAGGGCAAGGGACCGGCTGCTCGTCGTGctgcagccgcagcagccgcaGGACGTGGCAGGCAGATGGAGAGTCCGGAGTTAAGGTCTGAACGCTCTCCATCTCcctttgctgctgcacgaAAATTATTGGACCGAAAACTGGAACTGGACCGCGCGTTCAAGAAAGTGGCAGCCGCACAGAGATTGGCTTTGCATGTGATGGCTGTTCGAACAGAAAATCAACTAGCTCGCGACAAGAATGCTCATCAAAAGGTGCCCGAGTTTGACAAACTTGAAGCGGTTTTGACCGCGTACCGCCAGAAAAGGCAAGACATTTTGCGTCACGAATACGAATTTCGGGTCGAACAAGAGAATCTCTTGTTTACATCCGAACAAGATCGTCTTGAGCGAAAGTTTCGC GCATCTGCCCGCCATATCCAAGAGGAGCATTTTCTCGCCGCGCAAGGTGATTACATGGCTTTCGTGGAGGGCCGGCGTGCTGCAGAGGATGACGAACATACCGAG ACGGATGGTTCAGAAACAGAACAGTATAAGAGGCCGAGGGCTCCTCCCATCAAGGAGTTCATACGGGGTTTCAATTCCAACCACGTGAGAGAACCTGCTGGCGCAGCAGCCTATGAACGAGCCGACACGGGATGGGAGCAGTTTGTTCAACGCGTGAGACTAGGCGAAGACTTCGACCCACAGATGAAAGAAATGCGGGAGATTCATCCATCGGGTGCTACTAATCAACCAGTATTTGGAACATTGGAGATGTTGCTGGAGGCGACTAATGCTGTCGCCAACCAGCCGACGTCTGAAATCCCTGCTCCTGCTCAAACTGCACCCGAGATGCCAGCCGTGGCCTTGTCCGCGCTCGCCGATGTGGCTTCTAGCGAGGGCCCAATTAGGACATCGCGGCCATCCATGCTTCGTACGATCCTCCCACAACCAATGACAGATCCACGACCCTATATGTTACCACGACCGGGGCCTCATCCTGCACCCCCACAACCAGGGCCGGCGCGGCAACAAACCCGTCCTCTTCTGCCAGCCGGCCAGCAGATCCCCTCGATCAATGAGCAATTGGGTCTTCCGGATCCTTTTGTTCCTGGCGGCGGGCCTCCTCAGCTTCCGCCTCCTCCAGGGTCTAATTTTCAAAGACCTCCACCCCCGGGCTTTCTACAGAGTAGTCCACTTTATTTTCCGCCTCCGCATCACCCATCGGGACCTCGTCCTCCATACTAA
- a CDS encoding uncharacterized protein (COG:S;~EggNog:ENOG410QEA2;~TransMembrane:4 (o6-30i37-56o76-97i109-132o)): MHITVAYSLGGTALALTVITTILDGVCYAWSRSSLELAVLSLNAVGCVVLALLLVLQTRYPKTKTKAGLWGTWQHTVHILVVAYLLLAAGITAGIIAKSLTMAPAQAQFISRNIFWVLSIIAQALFCGFLLIPRTRQQDEENTHSWPRPLSHELEMLDERGSGDRIQERSDSPSLSITVESNRPSLSPHPKTSTDGLAPVRPYVSNVATRVSSRYSGKTLFQQDSKHNSIDLHAGVMSSPSKPDISEGRDTCSVADQENQSTTTITGSTSNPAPKRSDSDVKSMDSLLILPSPPSPTETSTNLESIATTSMRPPLLKLNPLPNEKNIHPLFRSDSPSPPPTPMPGTMVKASPVAGTTISAKTLSRVRSTNSLRVSNNGRSRSPLLSERMSTAEEGELSSSCPPSLTSSKSIPMPGIIMAGDLRKSMLQYEKKYDLNESPLEG; this comes from the coding sequence ATGCATATCACCGTGGCCTACTCTCTAGGAGGCACTGCGCTTGCCCTTACCGTTATCACTACTATCCTCGACGGCGTATGCTACGCCTGGTCTAGATCCTCTCTTGAGTTGGCCGTTCTCAGCCTGAATGCAGTTGGCTGCGTTGTGCTGGCCCTACTGCTCGTGCTCCAAACACGATATCCCAAAACGAAAACAAAAGCTGGGTTGTGGGGAACTTGGCAACACACTGTTCACATTCTAGTCGTTGCCTATCTCCTCCTTGCGGCAGGTATCACGGCCGGTATAATCGCAAAGAGCTTGACAATGGCGCCGGCCCAGGCACAGTTCATTAGTCGCAATATCTTTTGGGTCCTTTCAATTATTGCACAAGCTCTCTTCTGTGGCTTTCTCCTAATCCCCAGGACAAGGCAACAAGATGAGGAGAATACCCACAGTTGGCCGCGTCCACTGTCCCATGAGCTCGAGATGCTAGATGAACGGGGTTCGGGCGACAGGATACAAGAGCGCTCGGACTCACCATCGCTCTCGATTACAGTTGAATCCAACCGGCCTTCACTGTCGCCGCATCCCAAGACGAGCACTGATGGGCTGGCACCTGTGCGGCCATATGTGTCGAACGTGGCCACGCGCGTATCTAGTCGGTATTCAGGCAAGACACTCTTCCAGCAAGATTCGAAGCACAACTCGATCGATCTACATGCAGGAGTTATGTCGTCGCCTTCTAAGCCGGATATTTCTGAAGGCCGTGACACCTGCAGCGTGGCTGACCAAGAAAATCAATCCACTACCACTATTACTGGATCTACTTCCAATCCAGCACCAAAACGAAGTGATTCAGATGTGAAGTCCATGGATAGTCTCTTGATCCTCCCATCTCCGCCCTCGCCCACAGAAACTTCGACCAACCTAGAGTCTATCGCGACAACCAGCATGAGACCACCTCTCCTGAAACTTAACCCCCTTCCTAACGAGAAGAATATTCACCCACTTTTCCGCTCCGATAGCCCATCGCCGCCCCCGACGCCAATGCCAGGGACAATGGTCAAAGCATCGCCTGTGGCCGGGACGACCATTTCCGCAAAGACACTGAGCCGGGTACGATCAACTAACTCGCTGCGGGTAAGCAATAACGGGCGTTCTCGCTCACCATTGTTGTCGGAAAGAATGAGCACGGCTGAGGAGGGCGAGCTATCATCTTCCTGTCCGCCATCCCTTACTTCATCAAAATCAATACCCATGCCGGGGATTATAATGGCGGGAGATCTACGGAAGAGTATGTTGCAGTATGAGAAGAAGTATGATTTGAATGAATCACCTCTTGAGGGTTGA
- a CDS encoding putative UV excision repair protein (RadW) (BUSCO:EOG09264CST;~COG:L;~EggNog:ENOG410PIGA;~InterPro:IPR004806,IPR009060,IPR015360,IPR006636, IPR015940,IPR000626,IPR029071,IPR036353;~PFAM:PF09280,PF00240,PF11976,PF00627;~go_function: GO:0003684 - damaged DNA binding [Evidence IEA];~go_function: GO:0005515 - protein binding [Evidence IEA];~go_process: GO:0006289 - nucleotide-excision repair [Evidence IEA];~go_process: GO:0043161 - proteasome-mediated ubiquitin-dependent protein catabolic process [Evidence IEA]) has product MKLTFKDLKQQKFTIDAEPSETVGQVKEKISTEKGWEVPQLKLIYSGKILQDDKTVESYNIEEKGFIVCMVSKPKPAPSSAASSQAPSTPTRAPTSTPAAPAAPAPSAATSTLAVPATPSPAGAPPASTDTPALNDPSALLSGSQSEPVIAQMESMGFAREDITRAMRAAFFNPDRAIEYLLNGIPEDIQQEQQQSAAAARAAQEPAGETPSAPAAPSGEDEPVNLFEAAAQAGDGARGARPGGGAGGEALPNLDFLRNNPHFQQLRQLVQQQPQMLEPILQQVAAGNPQIAQLIGQNEEQFLQLLSEDGEDVLPPGTQTISVTEDERDAIERLCRLGFSRDLVIQAYFACDKNEELAANYLFENPDDPDDL; this is encoded by the exons ATGAAGCTCACCTTCAAG GATTTGAAACAACAAAAGTTCACCATCGATGCTGAGCCATCGGAGACG GTCGGACAAGTCAAGGAGAAGATCTCTACCGAAAAAGGATGGGAGGTTCCCCAGCTGAAGCTCATCTATTCTG GAAAGATTCTTCAAGATGATAAGACTGTCGAATCATATAACATTGAGGAAAAGGGTTTCATAGTGTGCATGGTGTCCAAG CCCAAGCCTGctccctcctccgccgcttCCTCTCAAGCACCATCAACCCCTACGAGAGCACCCACTTCGACGCCAGCTGCACCAGCTGCCCCCGCGCCATCGGCAGCCACCTCGACACTAGCGGTCCCTGCGACTCCTTCTCCTGCCGGAGCTCCCCCGGCGTCAACCGATACCCCGGCCCTCAATGACCCGTCTGCGCTGCTCAGCGGTTCGCAGAGCGAGCCCGTCATTGCTCAGATGGAGAGCATGGGTTTCGCCAGAGAAGATATTACTCGTGCAATGAGAGCCGCCTTTTTCAACCCTGATCGTGCGATTGAATATCTGTTGAAC GGTATCCCAGAGGACATTCAGCAggaacaacaacaatccGCTGCGGCCGCCCGTGCCGCCCAGGAACCTGCCGGTGAAACCCCCTCCGCCCCCGCTGCCCCCTCTGGCGAAGACGAGCCCGTCAACCTGTTTGAAGCCGCAGCCCAGGCTGGTGATGGCGCACGTGGGGCGCGTCccggtggtggtgccggtgGCGAAGCACTTCCGAACCTCGATTTCCTTCGTAACAACCCTCATTTCCAACAACTGCGTCAGCTTGTTCAACAGCAGCCTCAGATGCTCGAGCCCATTCTTCAGCAGGTCGCCGCTGGTAACCCTCAAATCGCGCAACTCATTGGCCAAAACGAAGAACAATTTCTCCAGTTGTTGAGTGAAGACGGTGAAGACGTGCTTCCTCCGGGTACACAGACGATCAGTGTTACGGAAGATGAGAGAGATGCTATTGAGCGC CTTTGCCGTCTTGGCTTCTCGCGGGATCTCGTCATTCAAGCCTACTTTGCATGCGACAAAAACGAAGAGCTTGCCGCCAACTACTTGTTCGAGAACCCCGATGACCCCGACGATCTATAA
- the smp3 gene encoding glycosylphosphatidylinositol-alpha 1,2 mannosyltransferase smp3 (CAZy:GT22;~COG:G;~EggNog:ENOG410PG7I;~InterPro:IPR005599;~PFAM:PF03901;~SECRETED:SignalP(1-17);~TransMembrane:6 (n7-18c23/24o89-110i122-139o145-161i173-199o211-233i355-376o);~go_function: GO:0016757 - transferase activity, transferring glycosyl groups [Evidence IEA]), giving the protein MWRRTYLLLLVIRVYFALSPSYLHPDENFQGPEIFAGRNFFYPSIRPWEFTSDHPIRSVFPLWPVYDVPMSLLKWFYSEMGTGNPPPELVYNVIRGVMFLLTFVLEDWAIYEFVPSPRHRRATIVLVASSYVTWTYQTHTFSNSIETLLVVWGLVLIRRIIENKRRSSHFSCAVLAFIAVAGVFNRITFPAFLVLPGLLLLPHFQRKPLSIFSFTLSGLFFAFVAILGDTIFYKPSASFLEALRSPVITPLNNFLYNSDASNLAHHGLHPHYQHFLANLPQLLGPAYIMMIASLSTGNLRRPLTIPSWVKNMRAASAISATILLSVFPHQEPRFLIPCVPLLLSCFHLQSSRRQFMLLQGTWVIFNVALGVLMGIYHQGGVIPTQLAIPGIIADHRAGQGDGAATVFWWKTYSPPRWLVGDSLDITTNDLMGIPGGELISHLNHALPTCPVDANNTEKDKGTYVVAPKSATFLDRYIPSPSNEKKAADIELQELWYYENHLNLDDLHFGDDGVIPTLSRVVSRRGLGVWAVKRRCLSEDKGPE; this is encoded by the exons ATGTGGAGGCGAACCTATTTGCTTCTACTGGTGATCCGTGTTTACTTTGCGCTGTCACCTAGCTATCTCCATCCAGACGAGAACTTTCAGGGTCCGGAGATCTTTGCAG GTCGCAACTTCTTCTATCCTTCCATACGACCATGGGAATTCACCTCCGATCACCCCATTCGCAGCGTCTTCCCGCTATGGCCCGTCTACGATGTGCCCATGAGCCTGCTAAAATGGTTCTACTCGGAGATGGGAACGGGAAATCCACCCCCAGAGCTGGTTTATAATGTCATTCGAGGTGTCATGTTCCTGTTGACCTTCGTACTGGAAGATTGGGCAATCTATGAGTTCGTACCGTCTCCGCGGCATCGGCGCGCAACCATCGTGCTGGTGGCCTCGTCGTATGTCACCTGGACCTATCAGACGCATACATTTTCCAATTCAATTGAGACTCTGCTGGTCGTCtgggggttggtgttgaTCCGGCGCATCATTGAGAACAAG CGACGCTCTTCGCATTTCTCTTGTGCCGTGCTCGCATTCATTGCTGTAGCTGGCGTCTTCAATCGCATCACCTTCCCGGCCTTCCTCGTCCTTCCAGGGCTTCTGCTGTTGccacattttcagcgcaA AccactctccatcttctccttcacccTTTCCGGATTATTCTTCGCTTTCGTCGCAATCCTTGGCGACACAATCTTCTACAAACCCTCGGCATCATTCCTCGAAGCCCTACGCTCTCCCGTTATCACCCCCCTCAACAACTTCCTCTACAACTCCGACGCCTCAAACTTAGCCCACCATGGCCTCCATCCACACTACCAGCATTTCCTCGCCAACCTACCCCAACTCCTAGGCCCCGCCTACATCATGATGATCGCGTCGCTGTCCACAGGCAATCTCAGACGACCGCTAACCATCCCCTCATGGGTGAAGAACATGCGCGCCGCATCTGCCATCTCAGCCACCATCCTGCTCTCCGTCTTTCCGCACCAGGAACCGCGCTTCCTGATTCCCTGCGTTCCCTTACTACTCAGCTGCTTCCACCTGCAGAGTAGCAGGCGACAATTCATGCTTCTGCAGGGAACTTGGGTTATCTTCAATGTTGCCCTGGGTGTCCTCATGGGCATCTACCACCAGGGCGGCGTGATACCGACCCAACTCGCTATCCCTGGCATTATCGCGGATCACCGCGCAGGACAAGGTGATGGTGCTGCTACAGTCTTCTGGTGGAAAACCTACTCCCCTCCCCGATGGCTAGTAGGCGACTCCCTTGACATCACCACAAACGATCTAATGGGCATCCCCGGCGGGGAATTAATCAGCCATCTCAACCACGCCCTTCCCACATGTCCAGTCGACGCAAACAACACAGAGAAGGATAAAGGAACCTATGTCGTTGCGCCGAAATCAGCCACTTTCCTCGATCGCTATATCCCTTCTCCCTCCAACGAAAAGAAGGCCGCTGATATCGAGTTACAAGAACTGTGGTACTACGAGAACCATCTCAACCTCGATGACCTGCACTTTGGCGATGATGGTGTGATCCCCACGTTATCTCGTGTCGTGAGTAGACGTGGGTTGGGTGTTTGGGCGGTTAAACGGCGGTGTTTATCTGAGGATAAAGGACCAGAatag
- the skpA gene encoding SCF ubiquitin ligase subunit skpA (BUSCO:EOG09264ZWF;~COG:O;~EggNog:ENOG410PN0Q;~InterPro:IPR001232,IPR011333,IPR036296,IPR016072, IPR016073,IPR016897;~PFAM:PF03931,PF01466;~go_process: GO:0006511 - ubiquitin-dependent protein catabolic process [Evidence IEA]), translating into MATSTITLTSSDGVEINVERDVAERSILIKNMLEDLGESDEAIPIPNVNEAVLRKVIEWCTHHKSDPPSTGDDDDSRRKTTDIDEWDQKFMQVDQEMLFEIILAANYLDIKALLDVGCKTVANMIKGKSPEEIRKTFNIQNDFTPEEEDQIRRENEWAEDR; encoded by the exons ATGGCTACATCCACTATCACTCTCACCAGCTCCGACGGTGTTGAGATCAATGTCG AGCGCGATGTTGCAGAGCGTTCCATCCTCATCAAGAACATGCTCGAAGACTTGGGCGAGTCGGACGAAGCTATCCCCATTCCCAAC GTCAACGAGGCAGTTCTGCGCAAGGTGATCGAATGGTGCACCCACCACAAGAGCGACCCTCCCAGCACCGGTGACGATGACGACTCCCGCCGCAAGACCACCGACATCGACGAGTGGGATCAGAAATTCATGCAGGTTGACCAGGAGATGCTTTTCGAGATCATCTTG GCCGCCAACTACCTCGATATCAAGGCATTGCTGGACGTGGGCTGCAAGACCGTCGCCAACATGATCAAGGGCAAGTCGCCCGAGGAGATCCGCAAGACCTTCAACATCCAGAACGACTTCACtcccgaggaggaagaccaGATCCGTCGTGAGAACGAGTGGGCTGAAGA CCGCTAA
- the RPL39 gene encoding 60S ribosomal protein eL39 (COG:J;~EggNog:ENOG410PRU9;~InterPro:IPR023626,IPR000077;~PFAM:PF00832;~go_component: GO:0005840 - ribosome [Evidence IEA];~go_function: GO:0003735 - structural constituent of ribosome [Evidence IEA];~go_process: GO:0006412 - translation [Evidence IEA]): MPSHKSFRTKQKLAKAQRQNRPIPQWIRLRTGNTINYNAKRRHWRKTRLGL, translated from the exons ATGCCG AGCCACAAGAGTTTCCGCACCAAGCAGAAGCTTGCTAAAGCCCAGCGCCAGAACCGTCCCATTCCTCAGTGGATTCGTTTGAGGACCGGCAACACCATAAA CTACAACGCCAAGCGGAGGCACTGGCGCAAGACCCGTCTCGGTCTGTAA